From the Companilactobacillus ginsenosidimutans genome, the window TATCATCAACTGATTCACCTGCAACGTCTTTAGCTGTAAAGCTTTGTAGTGCAGTAGCGATAACAGAATTTGTTGTGTTGATTTTTTGTTCCTGTGCGTTTTGTGACACGATACCAAGCAAGTCAACAGCTGAATCAGCAATAGATTCGTTTGATACAGGAATAGCACCACGATATGTCTTAACTTCCCAGTTCACTGTTTCGAATTGTGGTTTTGCTAACTCTGGATTCTTAGCAAGTTCATCAACTGATACAAGTCCAGTAGTAGCACGCTTCAAAATAGGATATTTACCAGAAGCAGTATTGGCTTTAAAGTGTTGTACTAATTTTGATAAGTCAGTAACTGATTTAACTTCTGATTCTGGATTGTAAACAATGTCCTCTGGAATAGTTACGTCAGCATCTGGACTTGTTAAGCCATCACGGACAGCACCTTTAGTATGTAGATATGTATTCAATGCTGAACGGAGTTCTGTGTTTCCACGCTTGAGTGAACGTTCTGGTCCTTGTTCTTCGTCTGGCTTTGGTGCATCTTCTGGCTTGTCGTTTGCAACAGCCTTGTATGATGCAAGTGTTTCGTTTCCAGACTTGATTTCAATATTCAAATCTTTTACTTCTTTAGCTTTTGCATCAGCGTTTTTAATATCATCATCTGATGGTTTTTCAGCATCTAACAATGCTCTTGTTTCTTGTACTAATTTTGTTTTACGTTCTTGCATGTTTTCAATATTTGATTGCAATGAACGAATTTTTTCGTCGAGTGTCATATATGACCCCTTTCCGCCTACTTTTAGGCAATAAAAATAGCCATCCCATTAATCTTGGATAGCTTCTTTAATTTCTGAAATTTTTAACTCACGTAATAATTCATCACGTTTCTTGAGTAGTGGCAATTCTCTGATAGCCTTAACTTTCTCAAGTGACCTTGCACCAACGGATACATTCGTATCTGAATATGCAGGTGTGGTAACTACTGACACATCATACAAGTGTGCAATGTTATTGATACGGCGTTCATAATCCACACCTTCGATATCACTACGCTTCCAGGTGTCGGCTGTGTCGTCATCTGGCATATCAAATGCAAATGAGCATTGATTGATAATACCCGATCTAATGTTTTCTAGTACATCATGAGCAAGTGTTGTATCTGGGAGTGTGACTTTAAACCTTAATCCAACGTCATCAACATTCATTTCAAGATTAACGCCCGACCGCCCTAACACTTGAGATTGATCGTGGTTAAAAGTAGCAACTACGTTAGACATGTCTGTGTTATCTAAACAACGTTTATCTAGAGTTTCCACAAAAACATTACCAAATCCCAATGGATTGGAGCGTTTATCGAATTTCAACGCATAGCCTTCAATCACATTGCTGTTTGTTTCTTCATCACTTCGTAACTCAACCTTAGATTGTATCGTTCTTAATTCCCGTGTTTGATTCATTTCCCTCACCCCCTTTCTGGTCTTGATATTGTTCTTTCTTATCAAGGAATACGGTATTCAATGAAGATTGATAACGATTCATATTAGGGTCATCAATAGGTTTCTTGCCTAACTCACGTCTACCTTCGTTGTTTGAGTAAATACCATTTTGCTGAAGGGTGGCAATATCCGCAACAGTCATGCCGATTTCCTTAGATATATCAAAATCAAAGTATCTATTGTGCCTATCCTCATCAGACAGCAGCTTGAGCATTAATTCTTGCTTAATAGGTGTTAAATAAAACGGTAGATCGTACTTAACATATCCTTCTTGCAACTGCTTTACTGATTGGTTAGGCGAGTTAATGGCAAGCTTGAATGCGGGAATACGCAACGCCTTAGCAAGCTGATTGGTTGTCCAGTTATTTGAATTGATTAAATTCAAAACGTTGGTATCAACTTCAATAGGCGTGTACTTCATTGTGGAATCAATGATTACTGGAGCATTGCCACCAGTAGACTGTGCATATTCAAAGTCTTCACGAATCTTCTTACGAGCTTTCTTGTTCAATCTCGAACCAGGTACTTCAAGGACGGCACTCTTCAATCCACTCTTAAAGAACTTGGATAACGTATTAACTCCAGAACTTTGAAGATTCATCTCATCCTCCAACGATAAGAGTGGGGAGCGACCTAAAATAGTATCAGTTGAGAAAAATTTCATATGTATTACGTCTTCTGGCTTGCACTCAATCATTTTCCTTCCATCATCTGGAGTAAATTGATAAACATATTTAGCACCAGATGTAGTATTGATCTGATTGATGTTTGTTTGAGATGGAGCAAAGAATTCAAACTCAAGTGGCTTATGTGCTTGTGGTCCTCGCTTGCGTGGGTCACGTTTGATACGTGAATAAGCATTACCAGTAAGAATTGCATTAGCGACCATGGCAAACTTCCACGTGTAAGCAGAAATGATTTCACTACTCTTCTTATTCAATAAATAAGTAACTTCATCATCTTCCACAAATGTATCATCTTTGTCTTCGAATTCCAGTATTGGAAAGCGAGCAACGTCACCAGCAATAATTGATACAGCTGTTAGAACGTCAGAATTCTTTAAAGCCCCAATACCTACAGTGCTTCCACGTGAGATACTTGGTAATATCCCATCACTTAAGTACTGACCTGCCCAGTCATCTGGGTTGGTGTTTAAACTTCTAAAAAAGGCCATTTATTTACCTCCTATCTGATAGGTATGCAATTACGATTAGTTCAATGCCGGATACTATCAAACCGGCAATCGTATTGATCTTGAAACCTGCAACAGCAAGCAACAAAAAACCACAGATTAGCAATATCTGTGGCACGTTTATTATTAACCAGTCAAATATGACCGATAATATATTTTTCATATAATCACCTAAAATCCAAAATCATCAGACATAATATAATCATCCGTTAAAAAGTTCTCAATATTCTCGGTAAAACAGATAGCGTAAGCATCAAGCAATGCATCAAGCGCATCAATTTTATTACTGTACTTATTCTTGTCGATTCTTACACCATTGTTGTCAGTCATGGTAACAGCGTTGTTGGCAGCATTCGTTAAAATCTCATTGCCAGAATGTTTTATCTTGCCTTCCAGAACGTCATCTCTGAATTGCTTTGTTGGCATTGAGAGTGTC encodes:
- a CDS encoding phage portal protein, with protein sequence MAFFRSLNTNPDDWAGQYLSDGILPSISRGSTVGIGALKNSDVLTAVSIIAGDVARFPILEFEDKDDTFVEDDEVTYLLNKKSSEIISAYTWKFAMVANAILTGNAYSRIKRDPRKRGPQAHKPLEFEFFAPSQTNINQINTTSGAKYVYQFTPDDGRKMIECKPEDVIHMKFFSTDTILGRSPLLSLEDEMNLQSSGVNTLSKFFKSGLKSAVLEVPGSRLNKKARKKIREDFEYAQSTGGNAPVIIDSTMKYTPIEVDTNVLNLINSNNWTTNQLAKALRIPAFKLAINSPNQSVKQLQEGYVKYDLPFYLTPIKQELMLKLLSDEDRHNRYFDFDISKEIGMTVADIATLQQNGIYSNNEGRRELGKKPIDDPNMNRYQSSLNTVFLDKKEQYQDQKGGEGNESNTGIKNDTI
- a CDS encoding HK97 family phage prohead protease, with the translated sequence MNQTRELRTIQSKVELRSDEETNSNVIEGYALKFDKRSNPLGFGNVFVETLDKRCLDNTDMSNVVATFNHDQSQVLGRSGVNLEMNVDDVGLRFKVTLPDTTLAHDVLENIRSGIINQCSFAFDMPDDDTADTWKRSDIEGVDYERRINNIAHLYDVSVVTTPAYSDTNVSVGARSLEKVKAIRELPLLKKRDELLRELKISEIKEAIQD
- a CDS encoding phage major capsid protein, with the translated sequence MTLDEKIRSLQSNIENMQERKTKLVQETRALLDAEKPSDDDIKNADAKAKEVKDLNIEIKSGNETLASYKAVANDKPEDAPKPDEEQGPERSLKRGNTELRSALNTYLHTKGAVRDGLTSPDADVTIPEDIVYNPESEVKSVTDLSKLVQHFKANTASGKYPILKRATTGLVSVDELAKNPELAKPQFETVNWEVKTYRGAIPVSNESIADSAVDLLGIVSQNAQEQKINTTNSVIATALQSFTAKDVAGESVDDIKHIINVDLDPAYQKVIIASQSFYNYLDTLKDGNGQYLLQQPIVDGSPVRLLGIPVTVVEDTALGKAGEAHAWVGDIKRAIIMADRLDIQVRWVDNEIFGQYLQAATRFDVKVADEKAGYFLTQKASTPSV